A window of Drosophila santomea strain STO CAGO 1482 chromosome X, Prin_Dsan_1.1, whole genome shotgun sequence genomic DNA:
AACTGACCACCGGCACATCGCTTTCGGGCAGTATGgcctcgtcctcatcctcgccAGCCTCGGAATCGTGTAGCCGGtgctcgtcgtcgtcgtcgtcgtcggcgACCACATCATCATCGCTGCAGGGCAGATCCTGGAGTTCCTGCTTGATGACCATTTGGGGCTCCAGCAGCGCCGTGTCCGCGTCCGTTAGGTCTTCAATCTCATGGAAGTTGAGCAGATCCCCATTGCGACCGGACAGGGACATGGGCTCGCCAAGATTGAAGGAGTGACgggaggcggcggcggtaTTCGCCACAGACTGGTCGCCCAGGTGAACTGTCTGCATGTGGCCGATGAAGGAGTCGAAGTAGAGGAACTTCTCGCTGCAGAAGATGCATCGCAGGGCGAAGTACTGGAAGTCCTCTGTGGCCGTCACCATTCCGCAATCCTTGGTGCAGTGACGGAAAATCTCCTCGTCGTTGGTACGTGGATACGCCAGGACACTCATCGCGCCGCCTGCGGATCCTCGTCCTGTCCGGTTAACGATCGGAATTCAATTGGGGCTCTCGGTAAGCTACGCTGCGGTCGGCGCACTCGAATATCGTGCTTTATTTTGACTTTATTTTATCCCGATTtggccaataaaaaaaaaactttttagtGTTGGGGTTTGGGCGCACggttgcatttcattttctaaTCGGAATCGGTGGTAGCTCACCTGCCGATTAAATTGTGCGCTTTATTTTGATGTGATTTAGCGGGAAAATAGCCATTTCTAGCGGGAaatttatacacattttttaaaatgccATTTTGTATGTTACCCACTTACATACCTTGTCTGCAAACAAGTAAGCCtattaaaagtgaataaaaataacttcAAAATATAAGTGCTTTAAACTATCGTTATTGTCTTAAGGAAATCGTACTATCGATTGTACTGTTTTGAAGTCTCTAGTTGGCGTTCCCCCTGTCTGGTCACACTTGTCATCCAATTTCTTCGATTCGGCTGACTTTCAGCGTGTTTCGATTTGCGCCAATCTTATTGATTTAATTCGCCCGGCAAAGAAAATATCTTTTTAATTGCAAGACGCTATGGCTTCCATTAGCTTGCTGAACCCCAAGGCCGAGTTCGCCCGCGCCGCCCAGGCTCTGGCCATCAATATCAGTGCCGCCAAGGGATTGCAGGATGTGATGCGCACCAATTTGGGACCCAAGGGCACCGTGAAGATGTAAGTAACTGAAACCGTACTCTAATATCCCTCACTTTGCGTTGCAATAGCAGTTTGAGTCAGAATGCAAGTTAATTGACGTAAAAACATAAGTTTTGGCCACAGCTGCGGCGGCTGCATGTTTAAGGTTAGAGTTGAACTAGCGGCATGCGTCATCGCacaagaaagagagagaatGTTGCAAGTCTGGAGCAAAAAGCTTAGAAACcaagtgtttttatttaatttcaaatacaACCTTAAATTAAAGATGCCCCCCGAAGTTTTAGTTTAGTGAAAAAATTGTGTTAAACTGCATATCGAGCACCGGGTGATTCAGAAAGTGGGAGCGAAAGAGGCGTGACTTGACTCACGCGCCGTGCAAAGTGAAACAAGCATACTAATTCTAGAAACTTCGCAGGTTGGTTTCTGGCGCCGGCGACATCAAGATCACCAAGGACGGCAATGTCCTGCTCCATGAAATGCAGATCCAGCATCCCACTGCCTCCATGATTGCCAGGGCCAGCACGGCACAGGATGATTCCACCGGCGATGGAACCACCACCACTGTGATGCTCATTGGCGAGCTCCTGAAGCAGGCCGATATCTATCTGTCCGAGGGACTGCATCCTCGCATCATGACCGAGGGTTTCGAGAAGGCCCGCGACAAGGCATTGGAGGTGCTAGACAAGGTCAAGGTGCCCGTGGAGATCAACAAGAAGAACCTGGTGGAGGTGGCCAACACAAGTCTGAAGACCAAGGTGCATCCTGCTCTTGCTGATCTGCTGACGGACGTGTGCGTGGATGCCGTGCTGACCATTGCCAGTGCCGATACGACCAAGCCCGTGGATCTCCACATGGTGGAGCTGATGGAGATGCAGCACAAAACCGATACCGATACGCAGCTGGTGCGTGGTCTGGTCATGGATCATGGTGCTCGCCACCCGGACATGCCAAAGCGTTTGGAGAACGCCTACATCCTCACGGCCAATGTCTCGCTGGAGTACGAGAAGGCTGAGGTCAACTCTGGCTTCTTCTACAAGACCGCTGAGGAGCGTGAGGCCTTTGTGCGCGCCGAGCGCGACTTCATCGACCAGCGTGTGAAGAAGGTGATCGAACTGAAGCGCTCCGTGTGCGATGGCACCGACAAGACCTTCGTCCTGATCAACCAGAAGGGCATCGATCCCATCTCTCTGGACGCTCTGGCCAAGGAGGGCATTCTGGCCCTGCGTCGTGCCAAGCGCCGCAACATGGAGCGTCTGGCCTTGGCCTGCGGTGGCACTGCAATGAACTCCTTTGACGATCTGCAGGAGGAGCACTTGGGCTACGCTGGTGTGGTCTACGAGCATGTTCTGGGCGAGAACAAGTACACTTTCGTGGAGGACTGCAAGAACCCGCTGTCCGTCACAATCCTGATCAAGGGACCCAACAAGCACACGATCACCCAGATCAAGGATGCCATCAGGGACGGTCTGCGTGCCATCAACAACACCATTGCCGACAAGGCTCTGGTGCCCGGAGCTGGTGCATTCGAGGTGCGCGCCTACAACGAGCTGGTCGCCTTTAAGGACACCATCAAGGGCAAGTCCCGCCTGGCAGTGCAGGCCTTCGCCGATGCCCTGCTGGTCATTCCCAAGACGCTGGCCGTGAACAGCGGCTACGATGCCCAGGACACAATTGTCAAGCTGACTGTGGAGGATCGCCTGAGTCCCGAACTGATCGGCCTGGATCTGGCCTCCGGCGAGCCCATGAAGCCGGTGGATCTGGGCGTCTACGACAACTACATCGTTAAGAAGCAGATCCTCAACTCCTGCTCGATCATTGCCAGCAACCTGCTTCTCGTCGACGAGGTGATGCGTGCGGGCATGACGAGCCTCAAGGGCTAGTCCCCATCAATTCAATCGATTCATTCACGTTAACCAAGTTAATGCACCGCCTGCTCCTCAACCCGCGTCTCTCACAGCCCCACaaccaaaagaaaacataACGTAAATGATATGGAAACACATGAACTCGGAATGGTTGCGGCTGCAAGTAttcacaataaaataaatttaaaatcataCACAGCTCTATACTAAACGCTAAtgtattttctatttttattacCACTAATGTTTACTCACTACAAACCattggtttaaaaataaatgcttaAATCGAAACGTCACGTGAATTGCATTTCAAAATAAACGTGTTATTGGTTTGAACTTTGAATTTAGCATTGGCGCcatatgtttaaatattattaagaaCTGGAACCAGTGGGCTAGTCGTGACGCAAACCCTTCATCTGGGGGGCAGACTTGGGGAATACCCCAACTACGTGGTATATTTGAGAAGCCCACTGCTGGTCACACCGCAGTCAACAGTTGTCGCTTTCGCTGGAAAGCAGcaccaaaagaaaaaaacaaattggatTTCTGAATTGGAAACAATTTCAAACATGATTTCGGTTACTTGTGTGGCGCCCGTGAACATAGCACTCATAAAATACTGTAGGTAAATGAATACAATTCTCAAGGGGCATAAACCAATTGGGATTCTTTCAGGGGGAAAGCGGCACGAAGATCTCATTCTGCCCGTCAATGATTCCATTAGCATGACTCTGAGCACCGATGAGGTAAATATTAACGAAATTCGGtaaatctttatttattttccattaatGGTTTTCTAAAAGTGACCCATTGTGGTCTTGAAATACCccttaataatatattaactGTATAGTGCGGTTAACCAGTTTCAATTTTCCCGCAAATGTAAATATAACGAAAACTTTCTTTTTAACGTTTGACAAGATCTCAAagattttcacttttctccGCATTTTTTCGATCTGTGTTGTCACTGAATTTAAATACAAGAACTTAAAAACTAAgataatttgatatttttattcaacATCCTTTAGTTTCCAAattatttcttaaaaatattaaatttgtcaaaatatatacatatatgtatatatattatattcagcttttatttacacttacatttttaaactaatatttttCGTTATCCCATCTTTGCAGCTCTGCGCCAAGACCACAGTGACTGCTTCGGAAACCTTTGAGAGGAATCGCATGTGGTTGAATGGGGAGGAGGTGCCCTTCGAAGAGGGTTCCCGCCTGCAGCGCTGCTTAAAGGAAGGTGAGTTTATACTACAAGATATTCGAATCCTTTTTAACATGCAAATGCATTACCAGTTCATCGACTGGCTGTGGCGAGGAGCTCGCAGAAGGTGCCGCCAACCTGGAAGCTGCACATCGCTTCGGTGAACAATTTTCCCACTGCCGCTGGTCTGGCATCCAGTGCAGCAGGCTACGCCTGCCTGGTGTACTCGCTGTCCCGACTGTACGATATACCGCTGAATGAGGAGCTGACGACGGTGGCGCGACAAGGAAGTGGATCGGCGTGCCGTAGTCTGTATGGTGGATTTGTGCAATGGCATCGTGGAGCACTGGACGATGGCAGCGATTCGGTGGCCAAGCAGATAGCACCTTCTGCCCACTGGCCCGACATGCACGTGCTCATCCTGGTCGTAAATGATGCGAGGAAGAAGACTGCCTCCACAAGGGGCATGCAGCAGTCGGTGAAGACATCGCAGTTAATCAAGCATCGCGTGGATCAAGTGGTTCCCGACAGGATCAATCAACTGAGAGAGGCCATCGCAAGTCATGACTTTCAGACATTCGCCGAAATAACGATGAAGGACTCGAATCAGTTCCATGCCGTCGCCCTGGACACCTATCCGCCGTGTGTCTACATGAACGATGTGTCGCACAGGATCGTTTCCTTTGTTCACGACTATAACGAGAGCATGGGCAGCTATCATGCTGCGTACACCTTCGATGCTGGTCCAAATGCATGTCTGTATGTCCTGGCGGAAAATGTGCCGCATCTCTTAAGTGCTGTCCAGCGAGTGTTCCCCAATGACTTAGCGGGTGGTGACACTTACTTACGAGGTCTTCCCATCCCAAAAGTAGAAAATACGGAACATCTGAGCAACAAAATCGATTCACTAGATGTTCATGCTAAGAATGCATTCAGATATATAATTCACACCAAAGTTGGTGAAGGACCAAGGGAATTAGGCGCTGATGAGAGTTTATTGTTAAATGGTCTTCCTTTGGAGCATTAGGAGTGATTTTTAGAACGTATTGCATGAGGAAAGAAACAGAAATTCttaaaggaaaatattttgtagattATATTTATGCGAAGAGGTGGGGTGCCTATAAATTCACATATAAACATTTGAAAAGCACGATTATTCTCTTTTACATGACAATATTTGAATACCTTAATTGAAACACCTTAATTTATTccctttatttatttttactacCATAAGAAATTCGGTGATCAAATAATTggctatttttaaataaaatttacaaaaatcaaaaatcaattccgattgaaatttttgCAAACTTGTGTGgaaattatttgcatttatattatttagaGCACATACGCTGCATGCATTAACTTAATTTCTTTGttgaactatttttaaagaataCCTGTGGGGTCGCAGGGCAAACATTTGTTTGAATAGAATAGGTTTgcgttttaaaatatttttatttatgcacatACATTGCACATATGATTGTTTGTGCACAGAAAACATCTGCTGCTTTAGTCAACTTGTGATAGAAAACCTCTCAAAACTGCtgaataattcaattttccgCCCAAAATGTGATAATAAAACAACTTTTTCAACATTCTACGTTTTCTTTGCCTTgctaagaaaatatttattattattattattttttttttttttttgatatgGTATATGGCAGACTTCAGTTtaaagtttacattttaaaagtgAGCGAAGCActgctatttatttttatacatttgtatatgtaGTAGATATTAGATACGTTGTAATCCATTTTTGCACAAATTACGTGAATTATGTATAAATAAGCAACAAATGAAGAGCGTAACAATTAGTAAATAAATCTTTGCAGTTGCACTGAGTTTATACTccttattaaataattaaaaataagtacATTGTATGGTCATGGTATTATAAAGGTTAACATATTTATAAGGTAAGATTGTGGTTTCCTGGATACCTGGATTCCTAGTTTCCTGGTTTCcagcataaaataaaatgcatcTCATGTAAAACCCCATGGGTACATAAtcaaaattagtttttacacAACGATTATTTTCAGATTTCCTAATTCTCCATGTTAATTTTATCTACCGACGAATGCAAGAAATAGTAGCGAACTCCACGAACTCATTCAACTCATCCAACTCATATTCTAATGGTGAGGCTTCAAATGTTCCACATAGTTCTCCGGAATGAGTCCTGTTTTCCCATTTAGTGTGCCCTGCAGCCAGCCAGGTTCGTGGGAGTAACGAACTGTAAAGCAGAGAAATCACAATTAGAAATAGGAATATGAATTTTTCAGTTTCCACTCACCATTGGTTATTATTTGGTTGGGCTCGAAAGAAAGCTCGCCCTCGCTTTCTCCCATGCAAGCATAAAGTGTGCGCACACGTCTGTAAATAaccggtttttttttggtgattATGGTGCAATTAGAACCAATTAATGAATACTCACGCCGTGCCCGTTGACAAATCACGTTTTATTTGGTTGATGTCACGATTACGATGCATTTTACTAGGCGGATATTCGGTGCTTTCGCTGGCGTTGCCCCCACAGCTGAGGCTAACCGTGGGCAATGTTGTGGCCGTGACGACCTCGTCGCAGGTGGGTCCCAGATGTGGCGACAGCGATGAATTCTGTGACGTTATAAGCGCATAATCATTGGCGTTCCGTGTGCTTAGATGCTGGGCCACACTcccgctgttgctgttggccacAATGGAGCTGCCCAAGCCGTTGTTGGAAGAAAGTGAATCACATACGCTGTCGTTGGAGCTGGATGTTGATGTTGGCATTAGGGGTGAATAATGTTTTGTTTGGCCGTACGAGTGCAGTCCCCGTTGGACGGGCGGATGCTGCTGCGGACCACTGGCACTGCCCAGGAATCGCTCCTTGCGCATTGCTGTATTTGGCGGGGATACATTGCTTAGACTAATCCGATTGCTTGAGGTAGCACCAGCACTAGACGTGTTCGTATAGATGTGGCTACTGGAGCCCGACTGAGTCACCGGATTGGCCGTGGTCATTAGGTACTCGGGATGTCGAAAATTAGTCGTGCTACTAACCGGTACGGCGTGATGCGATTGCAACGTCACGCCACCGTTGTTAGCACCTATAATACCATAATCGGGCGCGACATCAGTGTCAGTGCATGAGCTGGGCACAAACCGCCGTGTGCTGGCCTCATTTTTCGATATTGTGTGCAGATTATTGATGCTCCCAATGGTCGGCGACAGTATGCCATTGAGCATGTGCATCGGCGGCGACAGAGATATGCATTGAGCGCCGCCCGAACTATTCATGGCCGTCGATCCATGGGCATAGTTGTCGCCATTCGGAATATTTTGCAGGCTGGATGAAATGGTGGGCTCTGTGCAATTGGTTTTGCTGACTACCCGATAGATTTTCTGCTGATTCAAGAACATTGGATTCGCCgctgtgttgctgctgcccatGGCACCCGTTGAAGCGGCCTTTCCGATTTGAGAGGCCCGTGGCATTCTGGTCGGTGGACTGCTGCGACTGGGGTACATGATGCTGGGCGCCTTCGCGGCGTCCGGCAACTTAACTTCAGCGCTGGGCTTGTTCTTGAATATCCTCTCGTAGTTATCAATTAGAATGTTGATGACGATATTATTAAACTTAATATCCAGTATGGCGGCAACTGATTCCTCTCGCGGACGCAGCAATGTCGGCCCGAAGACCACTCCCAGATTAAATACGGACATTTTGTTCTTCTCGTACTTGCGCGAAACGctgcaaatataaatatgtattgtAGAAGTTATCAAAGTTAAAGCGAAACGTATTTAACTGCAGCGTTACTTACTCGGTTAGATGACAAATAACCATGTCGAGCATCTGAAAGTTGGGCTGCGGCAACTTGTAGACCAGCTTGTGCACCTCATTCACGCGCTGATTGAGGGTTTCTTGCtctaaaaatatacatttcccatttgccaTATAGACCATGTACATGAAGGATTATCCGAGTATAAATACTTACTTGCTGCTTCAATGAAATCACTATGGTATTGATACGTCATCAATGGCTCATTTAGATTTCGCAGATACATTTTCAGGGCACTAGCAATGGTGTTGCTTTCCATTAAATCGCGGTACTTATCGTCGACGAAGACATCGTCGGTTTCCTTTTGATTTAGACCCAGTGCCAGCAGCTTGCTGATTTTGGTGCCAACACCACTCTTTCGGTAGATACCCTCATCCTCCAGACCTCGAATCTCTAATACTTGAATGCATCGGCGGATGAACATGAATCCGGCTTCATCCAGATGGTATGCCTCGCTGACTTTGATTTTACCGGGAGCCAGATATGTCTGTGTACGAATAAAACGATTGAAATTGTTGCTGTGACATGTGATCTACTTAAGAACAAGTATTGGATACTAACCGGCTCCGTACCGTCCATGGCGCTAATCCAATAGCGATGATCCTTTTCGCTCAAGGCTTGAAATGTGTAAACGACGCCTGGCTTCTCCTTGAatgtcaaatcgaagcagAACCTCTTCTCGAACTCAGATGCCCGTCGCTGGCATGAGAACAGCGTCAGTTTCTCGTCGTCACGCGCCTCGGGTCTCGTGAAATTGTGATTCATCTGATTGAACTGGAGCATAGTGAATTCTCGCTTTTGCTTCTTGAATGTGCAATAGTATTTTGTCCAGGTGGCTTTGAATGGCTCTAGAAGGGAGATTTTCAGAATGGAACCTATGATTCGTTCGCAATAAGTTAATTAGTTGAATGCAGCGAATTTCGTTATTATTACATTGTCTGGGTAGAAAGATAGGCACAATAGACTACAagaattataaatataatattttctttatatattattatcaaGAGGCTATCAAGTATTATTATCGGCTCAACAGCCCGGATAATCAAAATGATAACtgcaataataaataaaaaatctcTGCAAACAAGGCAGTGCAGTTCTTGACcagaaaataaatgaagcttttttatatgattaTCGTTTAAAACACGTACTTTTCTCCATTAGAAATAGGTAACCACGTTTTGTAAAAATTTCCTCGGGCTTCTGCGAACACAAACGATTAGAAAATGCTCGAGCGCAAACAATGTAACAACTTACTGTGCGTTTTTCCATATACTTTGTTTTCAGTTCAGTCACTTTTTCGCGTGCCTCCTCGAAATTTTCCCGAGTCTGCAAGTAATACGAAGCGTTAATTTTGGCATATCACAATGTTTAATGATTGTTTGCCTACTTTTTGGACTTTGTGCCTCAAATCCTGCAGATAATCGCGATGATCCTCCGCCTGTTCGTGCGCTGTGTGGTAGAAAACGAGCCAGCCAGAAATAAATGCGAGCAGTATTTCGACAAATTCGAATTTGATTCGTTCCTGCACTTCTTGGATGCGCAGCACATAGCTCAGCGACTCCTGGATATACTCGCGTTCATGCATCCCCAAACTGGCGTCAGCCTgcaacaaaatcaatttgatCAATGTTAATACTATTATTTGGATACTGGGAAACTGTTTAAAGCCATAGCACTAAATACAAGATGCTCTCTTTCGATCACAAACTATTCCAAAGTTTGAACAATAGCTTTTAGATGGCAGGAGCTTAGCAATTTAGAATCACTTACCTCCTGTATTGTGTTTTCGGGCTTTTTAGTTGACATATTAAGGAAACGCTCCTGCGATTGACAAAATTTCTCCGTCTTTTTATCgaatttctttttgttttctttgacGCCACCGATTTGCTTTTTTCGAAAATCCTCCAGTGACTCAATTATATGTTTATCGGCGAGCGTTAGCTAGGTATTAAGTAATAGATTCAGATTCTAGCAAATTTGGATGCCAATATTCCCAGCAACTTACCATTTTTTCGCGCTCATCCTCAATATTGCCAATTATAGCACCAAAGCGCTTGAGGCTTTCACAAATGACATTCTCATCGTCGGTCTGAGCAGTGCCAATGCACTCAAAGTTAAAGTCGTTAAGTAAAATGGCCAATTGTTTCATTCTAGTGGACAGCACTGAAAGaacattaaatgcaatttggtAAACCAttgaaataaacataaaaat
This region includes:
- the LOC120456338 gene encoding T-complex protein 1 subunit zeta, with protein sequence MASISLLNPKAEFARAAQALAINISAAKGLQDVMRTNLGPKGTVKMLVSGAGDIKITKDGNVLLHEMQIQHPTASMIARASTAQDDSTGDGTTTTVMLIGELLKQADIYLSEGLHPRIMTEGFEKARDKALEVLDKVKVPVEINKKNLVEVANTSLKTKVHPALADLLTDVCVDAVLTIASADTTKPVDLHMVELMEMQHKTDTDTQLVRGLVMDHGARHPDMPKRLENAYILTANVSLEYEKAEVNSGFFYKTAEEREAFVRAERDFIDQRVKKVIELKRSVCDGTDKTFVLINQKGIDPISLDALAKEGILALRRAKRRNMERLALACGGTAMNSFDDLQEEHLGYAGVVYEHVLGENKYTFVEDCKNPLSVTILIKGPNKHTITQIKDAIRDGLRAINNTIADKALVPGAGAFEVRAYNELVAFKDTIKGKSRLAVQAFADALLVIPKTLAVNSGYDAQDTIVKLTVEDRLSPELIGLDLASGEPMKPVDLGVYDNYIVKKQILNSCSIIASNLLLVDEVMRAGMTSLKG
- the LOC120455164 gene encoding diphosphomevalonate decarboxylase; the encoded protein is MISVTCVAPVNIALIKYWGKRHEDLILPVNDSISMTLSTDELCAKTTVTASETFERNRMWLNGEEVPFEEGSRLQRCLKEVHRLAVARSSQKVPPTWKLHIASVNNFPTAAGLASSAAGYACLVYSLSRLYDIPLNEELTTVARQGSGSACRSLYGGFVQWHRGALDDGSDSVAKQIAPSAHWPDMHVLILVVNDARKKTASTRGMQQSVKTSQLIKHRVDQVVPDRINQLREAIASHDFQTFAEITMKDSNQFHAVALDTYPPCVYMNDVSHRIVSFVHDYNESMGSYHAAYTFDAGPNACLYVLAENVPHLLSAVQRVFPNDLAGGDTYLRGLPIPKVENTEHLSNKIDSLDVHAKNAFRYIIHTKVGEGPRELGADESLLLNGLPLEH